AGTCAAACCAGAGGATAAGAAAGCTGACATTTCACGTTTTTTAGCAACAGAAACATGTGCAAAAACAGTCAAGAGCACGATAACAGCTAACAAGCCAATCGTTAAGGCTGCATGTTTTTCAATGAAGTCTGTCTTCATAGCAATCAAGAGAGCAAAGACAACTTCACCTGCATAAAGTACAAAGTAAAGTTTGTTTGCAAGGTCATTCGCACGTTTGCGCATGTTTCCTTCTGTCTTCAAAGCAATGTAGTTCAAACCGTGCAAGAAGCTCATCAAAGCTACAGCAACACCACCAACAAGCGAAAGTGGGTTTACGTATGTTGTGAAGCTGGCATAAATATCACCGCGTGCATCCATCGGAACACCTTGAATCATGCTGGTAAACATAAGCCCAAACAAGAAAGGAATAAAGAAGCTTGTCACTCCTAAAATTATTTCCCAGCCACGCTCTACTTTTTCTGATTCGCTACGGTGACGGAACTCAAAGGTTACCCCACGTAAAATCAAGCAGGCGAGTAATAATAATAAGATATTATAATAGCCAGAGAAAAGTGAAGCATACCAATAAGGGAAGCTGGCAAACATGGCACCGCCGGCTGTCAAGAGCCATACTTCGTTCATATCCCAGAAAGGACCGATTGTAGCAATCGCTTGGTTGACTTCACGTTTATTACGTGCCAAAGCCAAAACGCTCATTCCTACACCAAAGTCGAAGCCTTCGAGGAAGAAGAATCCCCCAAAGAGCACTGCAATTAAGATAAACCAAAATAATTGTAATCCGCTCATTTCAAAGCCTCCTCTTCTTTTTCTTCTGATTTAGAATGCTTGTCTTTCCCAAGATTATGGCTACTGAATGGATCTAAATCAACATAAGCTGTTTCTGCCTTATGTGCACTGTCACGCATAATACGGCGTGTCAAGATAATCATGATTGTACCTAAGACACAGAAAAGAAGGAAGTAAACGATATTTGAGAAGAGCAAACTTCCTACTGAAACGTTAGGTGAAACAGAGTCTTTGATGGTAAAGAGTCCATATACAGTCCATGGATAACGTCCCAACTCAGTTACCAACCAACCAGAAGTGATAGCAAGGAATGGTAAGAACATTGACCAACCATAAAGACGCATCATTCCAGGTTTTTCATACATCCAAGGTTTCTTACGGCGTGTCCAGAAGAGCCCAAGAGCTGAAATTAACATGAAGTACATGCTCAAACCAGCCATAATACGGAATGTATAGAAGAGAACTGTAACTGGTGGATAGTAATTCAGATGATCACCATATTTAGCTTCCAGTTCCTTGTTGATTTGATTCATCCCCTCAACTGAACCTGAAGGACGGTGGTAGGTCAAGATTGACAGCACGTACGGTATGCGCACACCGAAAACAGACTTGTGATCAGCTTCGTTAAAGAAAGCAATCATGTCCCAAGCTGCTGGGTCCTCTGTTGTTTCATAAACACCCTCTGTCGCTGAGAATTTCATCGGTTGAGTATTTTTAACTTCCAACATTTGTTGGTCACCAGCCACGAAGTTCCCCATCGCACCGATCAAAGCAACTAAGAGTCCTAAACGCAAGGCTGGTTTAAAGAAATCAGCTTCACGTTTTTTAAGGATTTGGAATGCAGAGATACCGGCAACCGCAAATCCACCAGTTAAGAATGACCCTGTGATAACGTGGGTAAATTCTAAGGTTGTTTGTGGGTTTGTCAATAAAGCTGAGAAACTGGTCAATGTGGCACGACCATCAATAACTTCATAGCCCACTGGATTTTGCATGAAGCTGTTCGCTGCCAAAATCCAAAGTGAAGAAAGCCAAGTGCCGACCATAACTAAGCCAAGTGCCGCCAAGTGCAACTTTTTGCCTATACGGTCCCAACCAAACATCCAAACACCCAAGAATGTTGATTCCATAAAGAATGCAAGCAGTGCTTCTACAGCAAGTGGTGCTCCAAAGATATCACCGACAAATCGTGAATAGTCTGACCAGTTCATCCCAAATTGGAATTCCTGAATAATACCAGTCACGACTCCGACGGCAAAAGATAATAGCATGATTGCACCAAAGAATTTGGTACGTGTTTTCCATTTCTCATCGCCCGTTTTAACATACAATGCTTCCATAATAAAGGTCATCAATGTTAACCCTATCGAAAGGGGAACAAAGAAAAAGTGGAAGATTGTGGTCATGCCAAACTGGAAACGCGCGAGAGTTTCAATTGTCAACATAAAGCCTCCTATTGCTCGAATAAAGGTAAAAGTACACAATTTTCGAGACTAACAAAAAATTAATTACAATTCATTGTAACACTATGAAAGCGTACCGAAAAGGAATTTGTTTATAAATTCAAGATTCTGATACATTTCTTATACAGCATCATCTTTAGTGTTCAAATTGACACGAAAAAACACTGCTTTTGACAGCAGTATTTCTTTTTAAATCTTATTTTCTACCTTGATTATCTTAAAATCCTGCCCTGATTTTGCTGGAAGGATAAGTTCATCAAGACAGTCCGCCAGTCGCTCAGTGAAAGAAACCTTTTGCAGAAAATGAATTTCTTTAAATGTTAGCTTGACTTCTGCATGTGTTGGATTAATAACGTAGACAAAAGCCTCGCAATCTGTGTAGCGAAAAATTCCTAAAACATCTCCTTGAAAAAACGTAAGCACCATTAATAGAGCTTATTCTAGGGCCTTGATTTCACCCAAAGAATTGAATTCCACTCTAACTTTTAACTTTTCTTTTGTATGTATAAGAATTAAAAATAAACTTTTTCTCATTTTACCTTAACTAGGAGAAAAGTTATTTTACAAACATTTCATCTCGTTATTAATTATAAAATTCTGAAAATTCGCAATAAAAAATTTGACACTTCTACTTCACTAGAAACGCTTTTATATCTTGGTATTTTCACATACTTTTATTATAGTATTTTATTATAAAATTTGCTAATATTAATATTAAATATCAAATAAAAGACACAGAAACGTAAATTTTCTGTGTCTTTTATTTTATTTTTTAATTAAATTAGTCAACATACCGTTGATAAACTTACTTGATTTTTCATCACTGAAATCTTTAGTCAGTTCGATAGCCTCATCAATGGCAACCAAATCCGGTGTTTCAGTAAAGAGGATTTCATAGGCACCTAGACGAAGCAAGGCTTGCTCCACTGTTGTTAAGCGCGAGAAAGTCCAACCTTTTGCTAAATGCTCGGATAAAGCAGCATCAAGAACATTTTGTTTCTCTATGATGCCGTCCACCAATTCTGAAAAATAAGCGGGTGCTTCTACGGGTTCATCTGTATCGTTATCATAATTCAAAGCAAAAGTTTTGGCTTGAACTAAGATATCTTTAGAAGCTGTGGCAAATTTTGGCTCAGTCATCGCCAAAATTTCAGAAACTTCATTTTGAACCGTCAAAGGTTTGAAAAGATCAACTGTAATCTTTTCACGAACACTTGTATGAACATCAGAGAAAACTCGGTTGAAAACCTCTAATTTTTGCTCTGCTGTCTCTGATCGGAAACTTGCACGCAAGAAATCACGGACACGAACCGCAATATTTTCTTCTTCAAGTTCAATATTGAAAAGGCGTACCAAGTTCAGGTTCATGAATACATCTTTGTACAAATCAATAGCTTCTTGATCCGTCATACGTTTCGTATAACCACCAAAATCACGAATAAAACTCAAAGCTTTGTAAACAGCTGTTTTTTCACGGTTTGGAATATCTAAAATTTCATAAATCTTATCAATTTCTTTTAATGGTTTTGTGAAAAAGCGTGGAAAATCACGTACTGTAATGCGTTCATCTTTGTAGGCAACATCAAAACGAATCGGTTTTGCCAACTCACGATTAATCTTTTCGACATTGTTCTTGAACTCTGTCAAAACCGTTTCTGACATTGCTTTTCTGATTTCGTATTCAAAAAGAGTTTGCACAGTGCGCTGACGAATGCTATGTTGCGTTAGCTTGTTAGGCATCAAAGAAACCCTCATCAAACAAATCTTCAAAGCTTGGTTTTGGTAATTTTTCAGGAACGATACCTACTACGTGGATGTTCACATCATCAATTACGATTTCTGTTGCTTGTTCAACT
This window of the Lactococcus garvieae subsp. garvieae genome carries:
- the cydB gene encoding cytochrome d ubiquinol oxidase subunit II, whose protein sequence is MSGLQLFWFILIAVLFGGFFFLEGFDFGVGMSVLALARNKREVNQAIATIGPFWDMNEVWLLTAGGAMFASFPYWYASLFSGYYNILLLLLACLILRGVTFEFRHRSESEKVERGWEIILGVTSFFIPFLFGLMFTSMIQGVPMDARGDIYASFTTYVNPLSLVGGVAVALMSFLHGLNYIALKTEGNMRKRANDLANKLYFVLYAGEVVFALLIAMKTDFIEKHAALTIGLLAVIVLLTVFAHVSVAKKREMSAFLSSGLTFLALVALLFQGLFPRVMIAENPAYSILIKDASSTHYTLTTMSYITIAILPFVLAYMAWTYYIFRKRISE
- the nusB gene encoding transcription antitermination factor NusB; translation: MPNKLTQHSIRQRTVQTLFEYEIRKAMSETVLTEFKNNVEKINRELAKPIRFDVAYKDERITVRDFPRFFTKPLKEIDKIYEILDIPNREKTAVYKALSFIRDFGGYTKRMTDQEAIDLYKDVFMNLNLVRLFNIELEEENIAVRVRDFLRASFRSETAEQKLEVFNRVFSDVHTSVREKITVDLFKPLTVQNEVSEILAMTEPKFATASKDILVQAKTFALNYDNDTDEPVEAPAYFSELVDGIIEKQNVLDAALSEHLAKGWTFSRLTTVEQALLRLGAYEILFTETPDLVAIDEAIELTKDFSDEKSSKFINGMLTNLIKK
- a CDS encoding cytochrome ubiquinol oxidase subunit I: MLTIETLARFQFGMTTIFHFFFVPLSIGLTLMTFIMEALYVKTGDEKWKTRTKFFGAIMLLSFAVGVVTGIIQEFQFGMNWSDYSRFVGDIFGAPLAVEALLAFFMESTFLGVWMFGWDRIGKKLHLAALGLVMVGTWLSSLWILAANSFMQNPVGYEVIDGRATLTSFSALLTNPQTTLEFTHVITGSFLTGGFAVAGISAFQILKKREADFFKPALRLGLLVALIGAMGNFVAGDQQMLEVKNTQPMKFSATEGVYETTEDPAAWDMIAFFNEADHKSVFGVRIPYVLSILTYHRPSGSVEGMNQINKELEAKYGDHLNYYPPVTVLFYTFRIMAGLSMYFMLISALGLFWTRRKKPWMYEKPGMMRLYGWSMFLPFLAITSGWLVTELGRYPWTVYGLFTIKDSVSPNVSVGSLLFSNIVYFLLFCVLGTIMIILTRRIMRDSAHKAETAYVDLDPFSSHNLGKDKHSKSEEKEEEALK